A region of Roseobacter litoralis Och 149 DNA encodes the following proteins:
- a CDS encoding pseudouridine synthase, with the protein MTSEPTPQGDRIAKVLSRAGVASRREAERMIEAGRVKVNGQHISSPALNVQGTDKITVDGKEVSPPEPARLWLYHKPTGLVTTDNDEKGRETIYSALPEDMPRVMSVGRLDINSEGLLLLTNDGGVKRRLELPTTGWLRRYRVRINGRPTDATLDPLRRGISSEGENFQPMQITLDRQQGANAWLTVGLREGKNREIRRALAELDLSVNRLIRISYGPFQLGELKPGAVEEVRRKILRDQLGLEGEVEESAPKHPDAGKKRGPNVNRTRTAAPGKSFKHTKKPRK; encoded by the coding sequence ATGACATCAGAACCCACGCCGCAGGGCGACCGCATTGCCAAAGTCCTCAGCCGCGCAGGTGTTGCCAGTCGCCGCGAGGCGGAGCGTATGATCGAGGCCGGCCGCGTCAAGGTGAACGGACAGCATATTTCATCCCCGGCACTGAATGTTCAGGGCACCGACAAGATCACGGTGGATGGCAAAGAAGTGTCACCACCAGAACCCGCACGGCTTTGGCTTTACCACAAACCCACGGGCCTCGTGACCACCGACAACGATGAAAAGGGCCGCGAAACAATTTACAGCGCCTTGCCGGAGGATATGCCCCGTGTGATGAGCGTCGGGCGGCTCGATATCAATTCCGAAGGGCTGTTGCTGCTGACCAATGATGGCGGGGTCAAACGTCGCCTTGAACTGCCCACGACGGGATGGCTGCGCCGATACCGCGTGCGTATCAATGGCAGACCAACTGATGCGACGCTGGACCCGCTGCGGCGCGGGATCAGCAGCGAGGGTGAAAATTTTCAACCCATGCAGATCACGCTGGACCGCCAGCAAGGTGCAAATGCATGGCTGACCGTGGGGCTGCGCGAGGGTAAAAACCGCGAAATTCGCCGCGCATTGGCGGAACTGGACCTATCCGTGAACCGCCTGATCCGGATCAGCTATGGTCCTTTTCAACTCGGGGAATTGAAGCCCGGCGCGGTTGAAGAGGTGCGGCGCAAGATCCTGCGTGACCAATTGGGCCTTGAGGGCGAGGTTGAGGAGAGCGCACCAAAACACCCGGATGCTGGCAAAAAACGGGGGCCAAATGTGAATCGGACGCGCACAGCAGCCCCGGGCAAATCATTCAAACACACCAAAAAACCGCGTAAATGA
- a CDS encoding nucleoside deaminase produces MQFNTHMQAALSEARAAAKRGEVPVGAVVVDPDGLIIAAAGNQTRADLDPTAHAEMLAIRRACAVLGTERLIDHALYVTLEPCAMCAAAISAARISRLYYGAGDPKSGGVAQGARVFSHPQCHHAPEVFDGIAAAESEAMLKGFFTARR; encoded by the coding sequence ATGCAGTTCAACACGCATATGCAAGCGGCCCTCTCTGAGGCACGTGCAGCCGCCAAGCGCGGTGAAGTCCCGGTCGGTGCTGTCGTTGTGGACCCGGATGGCCTGATTATTGCCGCTGCAGGCAATCAGACCCGCGCGGACCTCGACCCGACAGCGCATGCTGAAATGCTGGCGATCCGCCGGGCCTGTGCTGTGCTGGGGACGGAACGGTTGATCGATCATGCGCTTTATGTGACGCTTGAGCCTTGTGCGATGTGTGCCGCGGCAATTTCAGCGGCGCGGATATCGCGGCTGTATTACGGTGCGGGTGATCCGAAATCGGGTGGCGTGGCACAGGGCGCGCGCGTCTTTAGCCATCCGCAATGTCACCATGCGCCAGAGGTGTTTGATGGCATCGCCGCTGCGGAATCCGAGGCCATGCTCAAAGGGTTCTTTACCGCGCGGCGGTAG
- a CDS encoding metal-dependent hydrolase, whose protein sequence is MQIIWLGHGSFRIEIEDQVLLIDPWLSGNPMLPEDQHAAATTGATHILITHGHFDHTADVVALSKSLGAPAVGIYDFMSYLESKEGLSVIGFNMGGTVKLGKVAVSLVPALHSTSYGPDAAASLGREAGFIVQGEGHTIYVSGDTGISAEMDWIGDYYKPDIGILSAGGHFTMDMKGAAYAAKRYFDFKTVIPCHYKTFELLEQSATDLIDALPEVNVIEPQVMKPIPF, encoded by the coding sequence ATGCAAATCATTTGGCTCGGGCATGGCAGCTTTCGCATCGAAATCGAAGATCAGGTGCTGCTGATTGATCCGTGGCTGTCAGGCAACCCGATGTTGCCTGAGGATCAGCACGCGGCCGCCACCACGGGTGCGACGCATATCCTGATCACCCATGGCCATTTCGATCACACGGCGGACGTTGTGGCCCTGTCAAAATCGCTGGGTGCACCTGCCGTGGGAATTTATGATTTCATGAGCTATCTCGAGTCCAAGGAAGGCCTGAGCGTCATAGGGTTCAACATGGGCGGAACGGTGAAGCTCGGCAAGGTGGCCGTGTCGCTGGTTCCTGCTCTTCATTCAACATCATATGGGCCGGACGCGGCGGCCTCCCTCGGGCGCGAAGCGGGGTTCATCGTGCAGGGCGAGGGTCATACCATTTACGTTTCAGGTGACACCGGTATCTCCGCCGAAATGGACTGGATCGGCGATTACTACAAACCCGATATCGGCATCCTCAGCGCGGGCGGGCATTTCACCATGGATATGAAGGGCGCGGCCTATGCCGCCAAGCGGTACTTTGACTTCAAAACCGTGATCCCCTGCCACTACAAGACTTTTGAGCTGCTTGAACAGTCCGCGACCGACCTCATCGACGCACTGCCAGAGGTCAATGTGATTGAACCGCAGGTCATGAAACCGATACCCTTTTGA
- a CDS encoding ceramidase domain-containing protein yields the protein MEWTRYVDGYCERMGPEYWAEPINAITNLAFVLAALVMWRRARGVPLARALCVVLGLIGIGSYLFHTHAQVWAAMADVLPIIGFILLYLFAVNRAAFDVSGWPALGLTALFIPYAGMMVPVFSLVPALGGSAAYAPVPLLIFLYAGFLRRRLPEFARGLAIGAGLLVLSLAFRTLDEPVCEAIPMGTHFMWHVLNGVMLGWMIYIYVRLMHQKARNSHA from the coding sequence GTGGAGTGGACGCGCTACGTTGACGGATACTGTGAGCGTATGGGGCCTGAATACTGGGCGGAACCCATTAATGCGATCACTAATCTCGCCTTTGTCCTTGCAGCACTTGTGATGTGGCGGCGTGCGCGCGGGGTCCCCTTGGCACGCGCCTTATGCGTGGTGCTGGGGCTGATCGGGATCGGCAGCTACCTGTTCCACACCCATGCGCAGGTCTGGGCTGCGATGGCGGATGTATTGCCCATCATCGGTTTCATTCTGCTCTATCTGTTTGCGGTGAATCGCGCGGCCTTTGACGTCAGCGGTTGGCCTGCCCTTGGGCTGACGGCGCTTTTCATTCCCTACGCCGGTATGATGGTCCCGGTGTTCTCGCTTGTCCCGGCGCTTGGCGGGTCAGCGGCATATGCGCCCGTGCCGCTGCTGATTTTCCTCTACGCCGGATTTTTGCGCCGCCGGTTGCCGGAGTTCGCCCGCGGTCTGGCGATTGGCGCGGGGTTGCTTGTGCTTTCACTGGCGTTTCGCACCTTGGATGAACCGGTCTGTGAGGCCATCCCGATGGGCACGCATTTCATGTGGCATGTGCTGAATGGCGTCATGCTGGGCTGGATGATCTATATATACGTGCGGCTCATGCACCAAAAGGCGCGCAACTCTCACGCCTGA
- the rpmG gene encoding 50S ribosomal protein L33, whose protein sequence is MAKPTTIKIRLNSSAGTGHFYVTKKNARTMTEKMVIRKYDPVARKHVEYKEGKIK, encoded by the coding sequence ATGGCCAAGCCAACCACGATCAAAATTCGTCTGAACTCCTCGGCGGGGACAGGCCATTTCTATGTAACGAAAAAGAACGCGCGTACCATGACCGAAAAGATGGTCATCAGAAAGTATGACCCCGTCGCGCGCAAGCACGTTGAGTACAAAGAAGGCAAGATCAAGTAA
- a CDS encoding helix-turn-helix domain-containing protein, with protein sequence MDKRLRATLFRKRLEEAMMLKGVTKSALSRATKVDRSTIGQLLKDDHPRLPNAQLAADVADVLSVSTDWLLGLTNRPETPGDIVAAALSLSPAERTSADEQLLEWHHEAAGYKVRHVPATLPDILKTERMLEWEYAAVRERRLPEAYRAMQDQLAWLASGVSDYEIALPIHEIEACAAGTAYYKGVDESTRFEQLNFIADQCDQMFPRLRVFLFDAHRVFSSPVTVFGPNLAVVYVGQCYLAFREIERVKSLSSHFDWLVREAVVDARNVPQFIRSLTGGSH encoded by the coding sequence ATGGACAAACGCCTGCGTGCGACCCTGTTTCGAAAACGGCTTGAAGAAGCAATGATGCTCAAAGGGGTGACGAAAAGTGCGCTTTCCCGCGCGACGAAGGTGGACCGCTCCACCATTGGCCAATTGCTGAAAGATGACCACCCGCGCCTGCCAAACGCACAATTGGCCGCAGATGTGGCGGATGTGTTGAGCGTGAGTACCGATTGGCTGCTGGGCTTGACGAACAGGCCGGAAACACCGGGCGATATCGTGGCGGCGGCCCTGTCGCTTAGCCCGGCCGAGCGAACATCTGCGGATGAACAACTGCTGGAATGGCATCACGAAGCCGCCGGGTACAAGGTGCGCCATGTCCCGGCGACCCTGCCCGATATCCTGAAAACAGAACGCATGTTGGAGTGGGAATACGCCGCCGTGCGCGAACGCCGCCTGCCCGAAGCCTACCGCGCAATGCAGGATCAACTGGCATGGTTGGCATCCGGCGTGTCGGATTACGAGATCGCCCTGCCGATCCACGAAATCGAAGCCTGCGCGGCGGGCACCGCTTATTACAAAGGCGTTGATGAAAGCACCCGCTTTGAACAGTTGAACTTCATTGCCGACCAATGCGATCAGATGTTTCCACGGCTGCGCGTTTTCCTGTTTGACGCCCATCGGGTGTTCAGCTCCCCCGTAACCGTGTTCGGACCGAACCTCGCCGTGGTCTATGTGGGGCAATGCTATCTCGCGTTTCGCGAGATCGAACGGGTGAAATCGCTCTCCAGTCACTTTGACTGGCTGGTACGCGAGGCCGTTGTGGATGCACGCAATGTCCCGCAATTCATCCGGTCCCTGACCGGTGGCTCACACTGA
- a CDS encoding DUF2061 domain-containing protein produces the protein MDTKIRLLTKAVTWQVAGFFTMMLIGFMFTGSVAASGGIAFAGSVAGFLAYFVHEILWSKVAWGRGGVPAMKR, from the coding sequence ATGGACACCAAAATCAGATTATTGACCAAAGCCGTCACTTGGCAGGTTGCCGGGTTTTTCACGATGATGTTGATCGGTTTCATGTTCACGGGGTCAGTTGCAGCGAGTGGTGGCATCGCATTTGCCGGATCAGTGGCGGGGTTTTTGGCATATTTTGTGCATGAGATCCTGTGGTCGAAAGTTGCATGGGGCAGGGGCGGTGTCCCTGCGATGAAAAGGTAG
- a CDS encoding N-acetylmuramoyl-L-alanine amidase, with protein sequence MRHCPSPNFSPRRNGLTPTLIVIHYTAMASADAAIARLCDPQAEVSAHYLIDRSGPVTQMVKEDQRAWHAGVGEWRGLTDINSRSIGIELDNDGTQPFPEPQMAALEDLLQGIRNRWPVAASDIIGHSDMAPGRKSDPGPRFDWARLARQGLAAPVAPETQCDGFEHAAQRAGFTAPVDHATLLRATRLRFAPWREGPLTDDDLQLYHRV encoded by the coding sequence ATGCGGCACTGCCCTTCGCCGAATTTTAGCCCGCGGCGCAATGGGCTGACGCCTACGCTAATCGTGATTCACTATACCGCCATGGCAAGCGCCGACGCAGCCATCGCGCGCCTGTGTGATCCGCAGGCGGAGGTTTCCGCACATTATCTGATTGATCGCAGCGGCCCCGTGACGCAGATGGTCAAGGAGGATCAACGCGCCTGGCACGCGGGCGTCGGGGAATGGCGCGGGCTGACTGACATCAATTCTCGGTCTATCGGCATCGAACTGGATAACGACGGCACGCAGCCGTTTCCCGAACCACAGATGGCCGCGCTGGAGGATCTGTTGCAGGGCATCCGCAACCGCTGGCCAGTGGCTGCAAGCGACATCATTGGCCATTCCGACATGGCCCCGGGGCGCAAATCAGACCCCGGACCACGCTTTGACTGGGCGCGTCTGGCCCGTCAGGGGCTGGCCGCACCCGTGGCCCCGGAGACGCAGTGCGATGGGTTTGAACACGCCGCACAGCGCGCAGGTTTTACCGCCCCTGTGGATCACGCAACGCTGCTGAGGGCCACGCGGCTGCGCTTTGCGCCATGGCGCGAGGGCCCGCTTACGGACGACGATCTGCAGTTGTATCACCGGGTTTGA